A genomic window from Colletotrichum destructivum chromosome 7, complete sequence includes:
- a CDS encoding Putative hydroxymethylglutaryl-CoA synthase, hydroxymethylglutaryl-coenzyme A synthase, thiolase, giving the protein MAYPNNVGIKAMEIYVPGQALDQSLFEQSQGVSAGKYTIGLGLKYMNFCNDREDAASLALTAVSSLLKKYNIDPKSIGRLEVGTESLIDKAKSVKSVLTQLFEPAGNTSLEGIDTINACYGGTSALFNAVNWVESRSWDGRDAIVVASDIALYKESSSRPTGGAGCVAMLVGPDAVLALDPAFRGTFMTHAYDFYKPDLKAEFPVVNGHESIRCYISALDGCYQRLRERVEEANVKANGHGPKTDTASLLDVFDYMAFHTPNCKLVSKCYGRLLYNDYKLSSDRSAWEKLPAELRELSYEDSLKSKELEKLFVTLSKDRFKSRVEPCIAAPTQCGNMYTASLYCSLISLISNIDLKESVGKTIGMFSYGSGIASTLFAVKVTGDLTDMVQKIDIMERLSQRKIATPEEYEEACGQRLNAYGAKSFEPVGSIENMVPGTYYLKEIDEAYRRTYAVKE; this is encoded by the exons ATGGCGTACCCTAACAATGTTGGCATCAAGGCCATGGAGATCTATGTCCCCGGCCAG GCCTTGGACCAGTCGCTCTTTGAACAATCCCAGGGCGTCTCGGCCGGCAAATACACCATCGGCTTGGGTCTCAAGTACATGAACTTCTGCAACGATCGTGAAG ATGCGGCTTCCCTCGCTCTCACGGCCGTGTCTTCTCTCTTGAAGAAGTACAACATCGACCCCAAGTCCATCGGCCGTCTGGAGGTCGGGACCGAGTCCCTgatcgacaaggccaagtcTGTCAAGAGCGTGCTGACCCAGCTCTTCGAACCCGCCGGCAACACGAGCTTGGAGGGCATCGACACCATCAACGCATGCTACGGAGGCACAAGCGCCCTTTTCAACGCCGTCAACTGGGTCGAGTCGCGCTCGTGGGACGGCCGCGACGCCATTGTGGTGGCCTCGGACATTGCGCTCTACAAGGaatcctcgtcgaggcccacgggcggcgcaggatGCGTTGCCATGCTCGTCGGCCCCGACGCCGTGCTTGCCCTGGACCCGGCCTTCAGGGGCACCTTCATGACGCACGCCTATGACTTTTACAAGCCCGAcctcaaggccgagttcCCCGTGGTCAACGGACACGAGTCCATCCGATGCTACATCTCGGCCCTGGACGGCTGTTACCAGCGTCTGCGCGAGAGAGTCGAAGAGGCGAACGTGAAGGCGAACGGTCACGGGCCCAAGACCGACACGGCCAGCCTGCTGGACGTCTTCGACTACATGGCCTTCCACACCCCCAACTGCAAGCTGGTCAGCAAGTGCTACGGAAGGCTGTTGTACAACGACTACAAGCTCTCTAGTGACCGGAGCGCCTGGGAGAAGCTCCCCGCCGAGCTCCGCGAGCTCAGCTACGAGGATTCCTTGAAGAGCAAGGAACTGGAGAAGCTCTTTGTCACGCTGTCCAAGGACCGTTTCAAGTCGCGCGTCGAGCCGTGCATCGCCGCCCCCACGCAGTGCGGCAACATGTACACGGCCAGTCTGTACTGCTCCCTCATCAGCCTGATCAGCAACATCGACCTGAAGGAGTCGGTGGGAAAGACGATTGGCATGTTCAGC TACGGCAGTGGAATCGCCAGCACTCTGTTTGCGGTCAAGGTCACAGGTGATCTTACCGACATGGTCCAAAAGATTGACATCATGGAACGGTTGAGTCAGCGCAAGATCGCAACTCCCGAAGAATACGAAGAG GCCTGTGGCCAAAGATTGAACGCATATGGAGCCAAGAGCTTTGAGCCTGTCGGTAGCATCGAGAACATGGTTCCGGGCACATACTATCTGAAGGAGATTGATGAGGCGTACCGGAGGACGTACGCCGTGAAGGAGTAG
- a CDS encoding Putative cytochrome P450, whose translation MDHLRYLDPSFALGVQHTLVRTVLFCCSGALCTFLAFALYQWYFHPLCRFPGPKLAAISNFPYSKSYLGGRQPWDILKLHDKYGPVVRISPNDLSFNTAKSWSDIYGVRKGQASCFIKSNFYDGGNFADQAHSIVSERDPEKHHQMRKFLSRAFSDTSLKEQEALVNTKIDHFVERIGEQGTVNFTHWFNLLTFDIIGELAFGRDFQGIETGQTHFWINDVLGSMSQASVSDTLTRFPILGKAWLICNPGWISKLMVAATRHQKYTIELTTRRLQEDTGRKDFMSYLLQDRDDSSDIQLAAHASDFVIAGSETTATTLAVLFYYVCTTPSAKRELEREVLSAFSAYGDINATSAASLKYLHAVCQEALRMFPPLPLGLPREVPKGGETVDGFYVPEGTIVSTNPYAASMSPSNFESPEQFRPSRWLSGELKDNLDASRPFSFGPRACLGRGLAWLELHVTVAKIVYAYELELVDGSLDWNKEAWMSLLWKKPDLNIKLTKRTR comes from the exons ATGGATCATTTGCGGTATCTGGATCCATCCTTCGCCTTGGGCGTCCAACACACACTCGTCCGGACAGTCCTCTTCTGTTGTTCCGGA GCTCTCTGCACGTTCCTTGCCTTCGCCTTGTATCAGTGGTACTTCCACCCGCTATGCCGGTTCCCGGGTCCTAAGCTAGCTGCCATCAGTAAT TTCCCTTACAGTAAGAGTTATCTGGGTGGCCGACAGCCGTGGGACATCCTCAAGTTGCATGATAAATACG GCCCTGTCGTTCGCATCTCCCCCAATGACCTTTCGTTCAACACTGCCAAATCCTGGTCCGACATCTACGGTGTTCGCAAAGGCCAGGCAAGCTGCTTCATCAAGAGCAACTTCTACGATGGGGGCAACTTCGCCGACCAGGCCCACTCCATCGTGAGCGAGCGTGACCCGGAGAAGCATCATCAGATGCGCAAGTTTCTGTCCCGTGCCTTTTCGGACACGTCTCTCAAGGAGCAAGAGGCCTTGGTCAACACGAAGATTGACCATTTCGTCGAGCGGATCGGAGAGCAAGGAACAGTGAACTTCACGCACTGGTTCAACCTGTTGACATTTG ATATCATCGGAGAGTTGGCTTTTGGAAGAGACTTTCAAGGCATTGAAACTG GCCAGACCCATTTCTGGATCAACGATGTTCTGGGCAGCATGTCCCAAGCAAGCGTTTCGGATACGCTGACGAGGTTTCCCATTCTCGGGAAAGCCTGGCTGATTTGCAACCCGGGTTGGATTTCCAAACTCATGGTGGCCGCGACAAGACACCAAAAGTACACCATCGAGTTGACCACGAG GCGTCTTCAAGAAGACACTGGCCGCAAAGACTTCATGAGCTACCTCCTCCAGGACAGGGACGACAGTTCGGATATTCAGCTCGCCGCTCACGCTTCTGACTTTGT CATTGCCGGGAGCGAAACGACGGCCACGACGCTGGCCGTGCTCTTTTACTACGTGTGCACaacgccctcggccaagcGGGAACTGGAGCGCGAGGTCTtgtcggccttctcggcgtaCGGCGACATCAACGCGACGTCAGCCGCCTCCCTCAAGTACCTCCACGCCGTGTGCCAGGAAGCGTTGCGGATGTTTCCTCCCTTGCCCCTCGGCCTGCCGAGAGAGGTGCCAaagggcggcgagacggTCGATGGGTTCTACGTGCCCGAAGGG ACGATCGTTTCCACCAACCCGTACGCAGCTTCCATGAGCCCCTCCAACTTCGAGTCGCCCGAGCAGTTCCGGCCCAGCAGGTGGTTGTCGGGTGAGCTCAAGGACAATCTGGATGCCAGCAGGCCATTCTCTTTCGGTCCCCGGGCTTGTCTTGGTAGAGG GCTGGCTTGGCTTGAGCTTCACGTCACCGTGGCCAAGATTGTCTACGCCTACGAACTCGAACTTGTTGATGGCTCCTTGGACTGGAACAAAGAGGCATGGATGAGTCTGTTGTGGAAGAAGCCGGACTTGAACATCAAGCTGACGAAGCGCACACGCTGA
- a CDS encoding Putative chloramphenicol acetyltransferase-like domain superfamily, with product MANLWTLGPLDDIMPDIDNCHVLCFPCPNHHQPRTGAVLRHAYGRLIKETPVLGGFILPCDDGTSRPGTKTLQAPDVSPELEVRNATEEVNLSYQKLKALGMPRRYLPPSLVMPSRATSDSGIRRTTAARATFIDGGCFLAFNTSHALMDGTSVINVMAALAKHAADICIAANDDEVLPDANPGPEPGLTPRFGPTPSDLETLNPSVPSSKYDTLKRNPRSWQMLGLDYRPREESSTVLAAKLPPMDPVTRILSISNDGIQRLKDRCSAEAAANDPAQWVSTADSLAAILWSSIVRARTRNPEQKAGEATLSTLMTAMDVRRLLQPPISSTYLGNGVLYTRSESTTQELSGPLSWGSVAQLVRASLREHQKPEVMRETLELAASIPDVSALGLLYPTWLANDIVLSSIYGLGFYELNWGRTFGGQETADFFRFPLGIFDGICFVLPRRRDGSAEIQVTMHKEHMQNLLDDVEFRSFFTDVVSED from the coding sequence ATGGCCAACCTCTGGACCCTAGGACCCCTGGATGACATAATGCCCGACATCGACAACTGTCATGTCCTCTGCTTTCCGTGTCCGAATCATCACCAGCCGCGCACCGGCGCCGTGCTCAGGCACGCCTATGGACGACTTATCAAGGAAACCCCGGTTCTTGGCGGCTTCATCTTGCCGTGTGACGATGGGACCAGCCGCCCGGGAACGAAGACGCTGCAGGCACCCGACGTCAGCCCCGAGCTGGAGGTCAGGAACGCTACAGAGGAGGTGAATCTCTCGTATCAAAAGCTGAAGGCGTTGGGGATGCCGCGCCGGTACCTCCCTCCGTCTTTGGTCATGCCATCAAGAGCCACGTCGGATTCCGGCATCCGTCGGACGACGGCTGCGAGAGCAACCTTCATCGACGGTGGTTGCTTCCTGGCGTTCAATACGTCGCATGCCTTGATGGACGGCACGAGTGTGATCAATGTCATGGCTGCCTTGGCGAAACACGCTGCCGACATATGCATCgcggccaacgacgacgaggtcttGCCCGACGCCAACCCTGGCCCGGAACCAGGCTTGACGCCTCGATTCGGTCCTACTCCATCAGATCTCGAGACCTTGAACCCGAGTGTACCGTCATCGAAATATGACACACTGAAACGAAACCCCCGCTCGTGGCAGATGCTTGGACTGGACTACCGCCCCAGAGAGGAATCGAGCACTGTCCTGGCTGCCAAGTTGCCCCCCATGGACCCGGTAACTAGAATCCTTTCCATCAGCAACGACGGCATCCAACGTCTGAAGGACAGGTGTTCCGCCGAAGCGGCGGCGAACGACCCCGCTCAGTGGGTGTCTACGGCAGATTCTCTGGCGGCCATCCTCTGGAGCAGTATCGTCCGGGCTCGCACACGGAACCCAGAGCAAAAGGCAGGTGAGGCCACGCTGTCGACGCTCATGACGGCAATGGACGTGCGGAGGCTCCTCCAGCCTCCCATCAGCTCGACCTACCTGGGCAACGGAGTCCTCTACACCAGGTCTGAGTCAACAACGCAGGAGCTGTCGGGCCCCCTGTCCTGGGGGTccgtcgcccagctcgtGCGGGCGAGCCTCCGAGAGCACCAGAAGCCCGAGGTCATGCGCGAGACCCTGGAGCTCGCGGCGTCCATCCCGGACGTCAGCGCCCTGGGCCTGCTGTACCCGACGTGGCTCGCCAACGACATCGTGTTGAGTTCCATTTACGGCCTCGGCTTCTACGAGCTGAACTGGGGACGCACCTTTGGCGGGCAGGAGACGGCGGATTTCTTCCGTTTCCCGCTCGGCATCTTTGACGGCATCTGCTTCGTCCTCCCGCGCCGCAGAGATGGGTCGGCCGAGATACAGGTTACCATGCACAAGGAGCACATGCAGAACTTGCTAGACGACGTCGAGTTTCGTAGTTTCTTCACGGATGTAGTTTCGGAAGATTGA
- a CDS encoding Putative major facilitator superfamily, MFS transporter superfamily: MGSAVDEEQKVTEPQPLVTGEDADHDSAAQPDGDSEESLSGFRLISCLAALLMCNFVVSLDMTILATAIPRIVEEFSSLEDIGWYGSSFFLTISAFSQFWGKAYTYFSLKWVLMTAIVIFEVGSLICGVAKNSPTLIIGRAITGAGGAGISNGCYTIIGVVAKPEKRPAYTGILAAMYGFAAVIGPLIGGAFTTNVTWRWCFYLNLPIGGIAAFILLFVARLPSSKMVKTTTKEALLNMDLVGAGLIMAAFVCYLLPLQQGGTTKSWRSPTVIGLLVGFVLLLALFTVHQLWLGERAMMVPRLMKQRRIISLALFNLFMAGSFFTFVYYLPIYFQVIGHYSALGSAVQNLPLILGSTVFGIVAGVLMVPVGRFHIFLISGAALVAVGGGLTCTLQVGLDTGKHVGYQLLVGVGAGLCLQVPVMVGQAFSLPADVASTTAILLFFQTMGGTIVISASQSIFTNGLVNALNAAGFHNTSLVLSSDTSHLSSVLTADEMAVVLPAYLTGLRNAWAMATACGGAALLSSAIAKFENIKNVTPQQKDAVAETKEGNKHSGSSTPDESFGEKGTSD, translated from the exons ATGGGTTCCGCAGTGGATGAAGAGCAAAAGGTCACTGAACCTCAGCCGCTTGTTACTGGCGAAGATGCGGACCACGATTCCGCCGCCCAGCCGGACGGGGACTCCGAAGAGAGCTTGAGTGGTTTTCGTCTGATATCCTGTCTTGCTGCGCTTCTCATGTGCAACTTCGTCGTCTCTCTAGACATG ACGATTCTGGCAACAGCCATCCCACGCATCGTTGAAGAGTTCAGCAGCCTCGAAGACATCGGCTGGTATGGATCATCGTTCTTCCTCACCATCTCCGCCTTTTCCCAATTTTGGGGCAAAGCCTACACCTACTTTTCCCTCAAGTGGGTATTGATGACAGCCATTGTCATCTTCGAAGTTGGCAGTCTCATTTGTG GTGTTGCGAAGAACAGTCCGACACTCATCATCGGACGAGCAATTACAGGAGCAGGCGGTGCCGGAATCAGCAATGGTTGCtacaccatcatcggcgtcgtggccaagcccgagaagcgcCCCGCTTACACCGgcatcttggcggccatgtacggcttcgccgccgtcataGGGCCGCTGATCGGAGGCGCCTTCACCACGAACGTGACATGGCGATGGTG CTTCTATCTCAACCTGCCCATTGGAGGCATCGCAGCCTTCAttctcctcttcgtcgctcgcctcccttcctccaAGATGGTCAAAACGACTACAAAGGAGGCGCTGCTCAACATGGACCTTGTCGGCGCAGGACTCATCATGGCGGCTTTCGTGTGCTACCTGTTGCCACTCCAGCAAGGAGGCACTACCAAGTCCTGGAGGTCTCCAACCGTGATAGGACTGCTCGTGGGGTTTGTCCTGCTCCTGGCCCTCTTCACCGTCCATCAGCTGTGGCTGGGGGAGAGGGCCATGATGGTGCCCCGACTGATGAAGCAGCGACGCATCATCTCGCTCGCCTTGTTCAACCTGTTCATGGCCGGCTCTTTCTTCACCTTTGTCTACTATCTCCCAATCTACTTCCAAGTCATCGGTCACTACTCGGCACTCGGGAGCGCGGTACAGAATCTGCCCCTGATCCTCGGGTCGaccgtcttcggcatcgtggcCGGAGTCCTCATGGTCCCGGTCGGCCGCTTCCACATCTTCCTGATTTCCGGGGCTGCcctggtcgccgtcggcggagGGCTCACTTGCACCCTTCAGGTGGGCTTGGACACGGGCAAACACGTCGGGTACCAACTTCTCGTTGGCGTGGGTGCCGGGCTGTGTCTTCAGGTGCCGGTGATGGTTGGCCAAGCGTTTTCGCTGCCAGCAGACGTCGCCAGCACGACGGCCATTCTTTTGT TTTTCCAAACGATGGGTGGCACGATTGTGATATCCGCTTCCCAAAGCATCTTCACCAACGGGCTCGTCAACGCCCTGAACGCGGCCGGCTTCCACAACACTTCCTTGGTCCTCTCGAGCGACACGTCCCATCTCAGCAGCGTTCTCACCGCAGACGAGATGGCTGTGGTGTTGCCGGCTTACCTGACGGGTCTCCGGAATGCGTGGGCCATGGCTACGGCCTGCGGCGGAGCAGCTCTGCTTTCAAGTGCTATCGCCAAGTTTGAGAACATCAAGAACGTGACGCCGCAGCAGaaagacgccgtcgccgagacgaagGAGGGCAACAAGCATTCCGGATCGTCAACCCCTGACGAGAGTTTCGGCGAGAAAGGAACAAGCGACTGA
- a CDS encoding Putative cytochrome P450, translating into MEYLQGIAVLLVALVVYKVYRLWGYVRAAKKTGFTYVVVPLLETEVVAQLATLILRKLYTDQLDAGNGWPSWCRFMIKDWSWEDKRSAHEQYGDVFLVVSPAGIICYVADADVAWDVLNRRHDFTKPRDKYKILEPYGPNVATAEGSTYRFHLRITAPPFSDGSGANELVWQETARQTELLADKWEHEALENVDDAINALTLAVISFAGFGKKVVTSQGQSRDVPAGYQISFLQALSDVTKFMLQILVFPTWFLSLTPYANAGLAKTQLEQYMKEMIRREKASIETGKDTQTGPRGNLLQSVMLASHHNSQSAATGKDDSLGRGFNESEVMGNLFIYLLAGYETTANAIAYGLITLALRPDIQARVAAEIDQVYEKAAAEGRKELDYSSDFPRLEYTYGFMYETFRLYPGVTLITKMCKTAQDLRAFDEATGQTRTATLPAECRVYLSAPAIHYHPKYWPEPEELEPARWMRREWTKNQDAPPAGKADRHVVAADKTRQMRGTLLTFSDGSRACLGRKFAQAEFIAFLAVLLRRFEVCFEPGVDVEQARRDLNFKSAGRVTLAPIDGFKLAVRKRVPGGSDGRPDEADVVSRRTRRD; encoded by the exons ATGGAGTACCTACAAGGCATCGCGGTTCTGctcgtcgctctcgtcgtctACAAAGTGTATAGACTTTGGGGTTACGTCCGAGCGGCAAAGAAGACAGGGTTCACATATGTTGTGGTGCCCCTCCTGGAAACGGAGGTTGTGGCCCAGTTGGCAACTCTGATCCTCCGCAAGCTGTACACAGACCAACTCGACGCCGGAAACGGATGGCCGTCGTGGTGCCGGTTCATGATCAAGGACTGGTCCTGGGAGGACAAGCGGTCGGCTCACGAGCAGTACGGGGATGTTTTCCTGGTCGTGTCCCCGGCAGGCATCATCTGCTACGTCGCCGATGCGGATGTGGCGTGGGACGTCCTGAACCGTCGACATGACTTCACCAAGCCCAGAGACAAGTACA AGATCCTTGAACCCTACGGGCCAAACGTTgccaccgccgagggcaGCACCTACAGATTCCACCTCCGCATCACCGCCCCTCCTTTCTCGGATGGGAGCGGTGCGAACGAACTGGTGTGGCAAGAGACTGCGAGACAAACCGAGCTCCTTGCAGACAAGTGGGAGCATGAGGCGCTGGAgaacgtcgacgacgccatcaacgcTCTGACCCTGGCCGTCATCTCCTTTGCCGGCTTCGGCAAGAAGGTCGTCACCAGCCAGGGCCAGTCCCGGGATGTTCCCGCGGGATACCAGATCAGCTTTCTCCAAGCGCTCAGCGACGTGACCAAGTTCATGCTCCAAatcctcgtcttccccaCCTGGTTTCTGTCCCTCACGCCGTACGCCAACGCGGGCCTCGCCAAGACCCAGCTCGAACAGTACATGAAGGAGATGATCCGTCGCGAAAAGGCCTCCATCGAGACCGGGAAGGACACCCAGACTGGACCTCGGGGCAATCTTTTACAATCCGTCATGCTGGCGTCTCACCACAACTCGCAGTCAGCAGCGACCGGGAAGGACGACAGCCTGGGCCGGGGGTTCAACGAAAGCGAGGTCATGGGGAACCTCTTCATTTACTTGCTGGCGG GCTACGAGACAACGGCAAATGCGATTGCGTACGGGCTCATCACTCTCGCTCTGCGGCCTGATATCCAGGCCCGTGTGGCTGCTGAGATCGACCAGGTCTACGAAAAGGCGGCAGCTGAGGGCCGAAAGGAGCTCGACTACTCCAGCGACTTCCCAAGATTGGAGTACACCTACGGTTTCATG TATGAGACCTTCCGGTTGTACCCAGGCGTAACTTTGATCACAAAGATGTGCAAGACAGCCCAGGACCTACGAGCATTCGACGAAGCAACAGGACAGACGCGGACAGCCACGTTACCAGCAGAGTGTAGGGTGTACCTGTCGGCCCCGGCAATCCACTACCACCCAAAGTACTGGCCGgagcccgaggagctcgagccCGCGCGCTGGATGCGTAGGGAATGGACCAAGAACCAGgacgcgccgccggccgggaaGGCCGACAGGCACGTCGTGGCGGCCGACAAGACGCGGCAGATGCGGGGGACCCTCCTCACCTTCTCGGACGGGTCCCGCGCGTGCCTGGGCCGCAAgttcgcccaggccgagttCATCGCGTTCCTGGCGGTCCTGCTGCGGCGGTTCGAGGTCTGCTTCGAgccgggcgtcgacgtcgagcaggCGCGGCGCGACCTCAATTTTAAGTCGGCGGGCAGGGTCACGCTGGCTCCCATTGACGGCTTCAAGCTGGCGGTGCGGAAGCGGGTCCCCGGCGGCTCTGACGGACGgccggacgaggccgatgttGTGTCCCGTCGTACTCGGCGAGACTGA
- a CDS encoding Putative short-chain dehydrogenase/reductase SDR, NAD(P)-binding domain superfamily: protein MTSLHIDIGEIPTLDGKIVVLTGGSSGIGLAAARIFASKGAKVHVLDRVPIDWDFDIFMIPGQVDDGTRKEKLGRDVDAAIEFHECDITSWKQLSSVFSRIPHIDIAVANAGVSEEVDYFADIVDEAGELVEPKYSVLDVNVRATLNFVKLALSKFGKQGPGGSLVITTSATAYSPEQSLPVYSASKLFLVGLIRSLRPSIKKFGAVINGVAPAATISKLLPGNLAAPIIQAGAPVSSAFHVGLAVVFSATATQDHQVEAYGRDDPAEVQSSGRWNGRVIVSLGDRWTEVEEPTASLRSQWFGEWPTEMTAFQQKLTDNR, encoded by the exons ATGACTTCTCTCCACATTGACATTGGGGAAATCCCAACGCTCGATGGCAAGATCGTGGTGCTCACAG GCGGCTCTTCTGGCATAGGGCTGGCAGCAGCGCGCATCTTTGCGTCAAAGGGCGCCAAGGTGCATGTGCTCGACAGAGTACCGATCGACTGGGATTTCGACATCTTCATGATCCCAggccaggtcgacgacggcacgcGCAAGGAAAAGCTCGGCAgggacgtcgacgccgccatcgagtTCCACGAGTGCGACATCACGAGCTGGAAGCAGCTCTCGTCCGTATTCAGCAGGATCCCGCACATCGACATCGCCGTTGCGAACGCCGGCGTGTCGGAGGAGGTGGACTACTTCGCggacatcgtcgacgaggccggcgagctcgtgGAGCCCAAGTACTCGGTGCTCGACGTCAACGTCCGGGCGACCCTCAACTTTGTCAAGCTTGCGCTGAGCAAATTCGGGAAGCAGGGTCCCGGGGGCAGCCTGGTCATCACCACCAGCGCCACGGCGTATTCCCCGGAGCAGAGCCTGCCTGTGTACAGCGCCTCCAAGCTTTTT CTGGTGGGCCTGATTCGCTCCCTGCGCCCTTCGATCAAGAAGTTCGGGGCGGTGATCAACGGGGTCGCGCCCGCGGCCACCATTTCCAAGCTGCTGCCCGGGAACCTGGCCGCGCCAATCATACAAGCCGGCGCGCCCGTGAGCAGCGCGTTCCACGTCGGCCTGGCCGTTGTGttctcggccacggccacgcAGGACCACCAGGTTGAAGCGTACGGGAGGgacgacccggccgaggtGCAGTCAAGTGGCCGCTGGAACGGCCGAGTGATCGTCTCCCTGGGAGATCGCTGGACCGAGGTGGAGGAGCCCACCGCCTCTCTGAGATCTCAGTGGTTCGGTGAATGGCCGACTGAGATGACGGCGTTCCAGCAAAAGCTTACCGACAACCGGTGA
- a CDS encoding Putative cytochrome P450: MNSSGTTTFDSTAFSPTWVSRPGWHVVVALVVAYGASLLVYNLYFHPLAEYPGPWLGRASLLWRFIHTTTGRIHLDVEKLHRKYGPVVRVSPNELSFGSTESWKAVYGHSNAERPTPVKAPFYEIFGAGFKSLCIGSERDPKRHGEMRKMLSSAFSQRSLLDQEHIVSQKIDDFVTIIGQKGGPGSEGINMTKWYEMVSFDILGEMAFGESFHSLEDGKPHFWSDMIEEHLYFITLIDNLSRLGIARLLKTLIPSMLLVQNKNSQYSREKVDRILEHDNPRKDFISLLVDRVREGTVDKEEMTAHVSTLTVAGGETVSTFLAGTTSFLLQHPHTLRRLQEEIRSAFPSYESITAQKAQQLPYLQAVINEGLRLYPPGSQGFPRVSPGFQIHGRYVPAGTEIYTSAWAVTHDPENFSDPMSFKPERWLDPDSKDVKEASQPFSLGPRGCLGRNFAYMEVNLILAKMLQKYDLELVNRDVDFIGEGRVFVMWWKPTLTVKFHERSAL, from the exons ATGAACTCTAGTGGGACAACAACGTTCGACTCCACCGCGTTCTCCCCAACGTGGGTGAGCCGTCCGGGATGGCACGTCGTCGTGGCTTTG GTGGTCGCATATGGAGCCTCACTGCTTGTGTACAACTTATACTTCCATCCTCTGGCCGAATACCCTGGGCCATGGCTCGGTCGCGCATCGCTG CTATGGCGTTTCATCCACACGACCACGGGTCGCATCCATCTCGATGTTGAGAAGCTTCATCGCAAGTATG GCCCCGTCGTGCGCGTCTCCCCCAACGAGCTCTCCTTCGGCTCGACCGAGTCCTGGAAAGCCGTCTATGGCCACTCCAACGCCGAGCGCCCGACCCCGGTGAAGGCGCCGTTCTACGAGATCTTTGGCGCGGGCTTCAAGAGCCTGTGCATCGGCAGCGAGCGCGACCCCAAGCGCCACGGCGAAATGCGCAAGATGTTGTCGTCCGCCTTCTCGCAGCGGTCGCTGCTCGACCAGGAGCACATCGTGAGCCAAAAGATTGACGATttcgtcaccatcatcggccaGAAGGGCGGGCCGGGCTCGGAGGGCATCAACATGACCAAGTGGTACGAGATGGTCTCGTTCGATATCCTCGGAGAGATGGCCTTTGGCGAGTCCTTTCACAGTCTGGAAGACG GGAAACCGCACTTTTGGTCCGATATGATCGAAGAGCACCTTTACTTCATCACCCTCATCGATAACCTGAGCCGTCTGGGGATTGCCCGACTTTTGAAGACATTGATACCCTCCATGCTTCTAGTGCAGAACAAGAACTCCCAGTACAGCCGAGAAAAAGTAGACAG GATTTTGGAGCATGACAATCCTCGCAAGGATTTCATTAGTTTGCTCGTGGATAGAGTCCGGGAGGGCACTGTCGACAAGGAAGAGATGACAGCGCATGTTTCCACACTGAC CGTTGCGGGCGGTGAAACAGTCTCGACCTTCCTCGCGGGAACGACGTCTTTCCTGCTGCAGCATCCTCATACCCTGAGACGGCTGCAGGAAGAGATTCGCAGTGCGTTCCCCTCGTACGAGTCTATCACCGCACAGAAAGCCCAGCAGCTACCCTACCTGCAGGCCGTCATCAACGAGGGTCTGCGGCTTTACCCTCCCGGATCACAGGGCTTTCCGCGCGTGTCCCCCGGATTCCAGATCCACGGCCGTTATGTTCCAGCGGGG ACGGAGATATACACCAGCGCGTGGGCGGTCACCCACGACCCCGAAAACTTCAGCGACCCCATGTCGTTCAAGCCGGAAAGGTGGCTCGACCCGGACAGCAAGGACGTCAAGgaagccagccagcccttCTCCCTGGGGCCGCGAGGCTGCCTCGGCAGGAA CTTTGCGTACATGGAGGTCAATCTCATCCTGGCCAAGATGCTTCAGAAGTACGATCTCGAGCTTGTCAACAGAGACGTTGACTTTATTGGGGAGGGCCGCGTGTTTGTGATGTGGTGGAAGCCGACGCTGACGGTCAAATTTCACGAAAGGTCCGCGCTCTGA